In Amphiura filiformis chromosome 2, Afil_fr2py, whole genome shotgun sequence, one DNA window encodes the following:
- the LOC140141285 gene encoding uncharacterized protein encodes MSWTKHTNGATARANRILGLIRRNLRGASQKLKERAYVSLVRPHVEYCSPIWNPYTTKAINRIENIQRQAARFVLHRYHRRESVTAMLQELQWTSLEERRKTSSLLLLYKIKHSIVAVNPACYLTPMAPSITRSYHPDKFQRIPSRIQLYRYSFFPRTVVWWNTLPASNLSSPSYEVFRSSSCSQPIISHGLFTRTCNFLH; translated from the coding sequence ATGTCATGGACCAAGCACACCAATGGAGCAACGGCAAGAGCTAATAGAATCCTTGGCCTCATCCGACGTAACCTTCGTGGTGCCTCCCAGAAGCTCAAAGAACGGGCTTATGTATCTTTGGTGCGCCCACATGTTGAGTACTGCAGCCCCATATGGAATCCTTACACCACCAAGGCCATCAACAGGATTGAAAATATCCAACGTCAAGCTGCAAGGTTTGTCCTCCACCGATATCACCGTCGTGAGAGTGTTACTGCTATGTTGCAGGAGCTACAATGGACTTCACTAGAAGAGCGGCGTAAAACATCCAGCCTCCTTCTCTTGTACAAGATCAAGCACAGCATTGTGGCAGTAAATCCAGCCTGTTACCTCACTCCAATGGCTCCATCCATCACAAGGTCTTACCATCCAGACAAATTCCAACGTATTCCATCACGTATCCAGTTGTATCGCTACTCCTTCTTCCCACGTACAGTGGTGTGGTGGAATACCCTTCCAGCGAGCAACTTGTCATCACCATCTTATGAGGTGTTCAGGAGCAGTAGCTGCAGCCAACCCATAATTTCCCATGGTCTTTTTACTCGCACATGTAATTTTCTGCACTGA